The Pan troglodytes isolate AG18354 chromosome 6, NHGRI_mPanTro3-v2.0_pri, whole genome shotgun sequence genomic sequence TTTCACACAATATGCCTCCGTCTCCACCTCCCAGAATGAGTACATCTTTGCCAGTGTAATCTTCTTTGCCACTGCCCATGATGGCCCGGGTATATGCCAAATCACTCTCTGCCAAATTAACATCCCCACTAAGGATgagaatatttccaaactgcttcgagtgtagaatttttatattttgataaggTGAATCTTCGTCATATACCACTTCATCTATGTCATATTCAACCAGGCGCCCATCGGCGGTGGGCCAATATCTGTCGATGGCTCCTCCTCGCACTATGGGTGGTAATCGTTTCACCCGCCCAGTACTGTCCTGACtcaattctttcattctttcctctaCTTTGTTCAAAATACTGTCGATCTCTTCTTTGCCTTGCGCATCACCATCATAACTCTGAAGGTCCAGCAACACCAATCCATGTGGGTAAATTCTCAAATTGGCAAAGCTGCCGTTCTTGTTTGTGTAGGTTGCTAAATAGCCATGGTCCTGCCAGGTGTGCACCGACTCCGCCATCCCCTGCTCCTGGAAAATGGACTGGAGGCCTTTTAGAATGGTCTCACCATCAGCTTTGGCGCCGAGCATGAAGTCGAGCGTGCTGTGCCGTGCTGCTGCCATAGTGAGGCGAGGCCCTGTGCCATGCCTGGGGGAGCGGCCGCGGGAGACTGGGGGGCCGCGCGGCGTGTCAGGCTGCGGCCGGCTGGGAGTGCGCTGCGCCCGGGGAGGCCAGGACTAGGAGGTGGGAGGGGCCGCCGGGAGCGACCCCAAATATGCCCgtttttaccacttctattcaacgcAGTATTGGGAGCTCTAGGCAGaccaatcaggcaagaaaaataaataacgcatccaaattggaaaggaagaagcaaaatttATCTCTGCTATAAGAGACGTGATTATATATGTAG encodes the following:
- the LOC739762 gene encoding spermine synthase, with product MAAARHSTLDFMLGAKADGETILKGLQSIFQEQGMAESVHTWQDHGYLATYTNKNGSFANLRIYPHGLVLLDLQSYDGDAQGKEEIDSILNKVEERMKELSQDSTGRVKRLPPIVRGGAIDRYWPTADGRLVEYDIDEVVYDEDSPYQNIKILHSKQFGNILILSGDVNLAESDLAYTRAIMGSGKEDYTGKDVLILGGGDGGILCEIVKLKPKMVTMVEIDQMVIDGCKKYMRKTCGDVLDNLKGDCYQVLIEDCIPVLKRYAKEGREFDYVINDLTAVPISTSPEEDSTWEFLRLILDLSMKVLKQDGKYFTQGNCVNLTEALSLYEEQLGRLYCPVEFSKEIVCVPSYLELWVFYTVWKKAKP